The Brassica napus cultivar Da-Ae chromosome C7, Da-Ae, whole genome shotgun sequence genome has a segment encoding these proteins:
- the LOC106445619 gene encoding serine/threonine-protein kinase SMG1, with amino-acid sequence MMQGFHHQQQQQQLISLLSAALPTNNPSSSEPVAPPPSTSAAAAASSNASPPFKNKKPKKTKKKIASAPLGQRDSKSERNLDSGRLAALKSLHRAITYPPNSILIANSASYLCSGLWQLLSDKSYDVRHASVSAYGALCAIVCSIPIEFIGRQNLLMLVDSFIDWALPLIRDVSVQDGSTVLALESVREFLSVGDVHVIDRYALPILDACKSLLEDERTSIPLLNQALGVLFLISSKFYILFHPHFLDIVDMLLGWALLQDQPDSDRQIVLDSLLQFQKHWVGNLDFSVGLLSKFLGDVDVLLCDGSEGTPEQFYRLLALLSCFLAILRSTASGLLENNLLYKMDEPLSQMIPRLLGFLSTMGHRFGWAKWIEDLWKCLTLLAEILREKFSTYYFPSLEMLFKSLEQNDNVNAAVHGKMTTSQIHGTLKTNLQLLSLQKQGLLSSCVPKLLCFESPISRLRLHQNRLVTAGSSDTYIFLLQHESEEIIQQAMELLMNELELLKTVLVDSSGSENKTFDVTAYEAFSKNELLAMINFDMKVLLSCVSLGGRKSLSDVPKIAALYLKRSEKLISFVFEKLNPFESYVDACSELQVSIMRMLECLAAVELLSNCSVLIQPGGKLLKETNHGKTPVKHTFFTMVVEHLRKYSLTMVIALRFSSPLDVKLASLEWIQKFCENLMAISKNLNMDAYFCETFPYAGAVRDIIMAVLDAAFDTEPKVRSLSAKVLELLLVVKLIHPISFYSLAEILLEKLGDPDTSIKNAFIKLLSHFLPATQYVCGMHSEVEHMALRPEVLMLGNGYLHWKQVFALKQPDHHFQSQQLVSVLNYVSQRWKVHFSSWIQGLINAFQGTKDTDDGHHDENLIKNGWLAIKAEKGSIERICLANNLAGAWWAVHEAARFCVSTRLRTNFGGPTQTFAVLERMLLDITTVLQVDSEQNVVGSSGAHLLPMRLLLDFVEALKKNVYNAYEGTAVLSSAPQQSVLFFRANRKVCEEWFSRISEPMMNAGISLQSHNATVEYCTLRLEELKSRATLVKKENFKLQAQITSDISGILRKMSLALSQNHDTHALLGVNKWVSMNLAPLVAEESDNQKRSDELTLFPWITGLIYQSDGRYEKAAAYFAHLLEEEDCLSSMGSDDIHFVIERIIESYAALSDWKSLDSWLSELQALRARHAGKSFSGSLTAAGNEMNAIRALARFDEGDIQGAWACLDLTPKTSAEPSLNPKLALQRSEQMLLQAMLFQAEGNIQKVSHTLQKSRSMLDETSLALSFDGLSETAPYATQLHCLYAFEESHQMRESEPKQKHNNLMLSSCVWSMQSMINRIHRDCSPWLKVLRTYSTISPTAWVTLKLCMDLFGFARKQGNLLLANHLKVYLNDHVSSCDEVKVRDFLISNLQYQGALLMYEENKIQDAVVDLWSFVQPEVTALHPVCLDNGVAFLKAKACLKLATWLKGDASSLDLEKVVLKISADFNRTEIPSSVSSEPLVYESSQPSIKAISEEMIGTVTKVSTQLCSAMGKSWISYASWCFRQATESFSKSNESTIHASFSSRILAQELQPGTLTEDETQSVESIVMQFLQNDESKDLTNIGQDGNHHTTTADHSEARMKALQKQVIETLENAAAAPGGEGCNWDSLSVHLASQLTDTLLCAKENGEDTDIAPIVKRLIEVWWSLRKRRVSLFGHSALGFTQYLRYSSKNLRTSEFTGVDYDPLNKKAGSHTLRSTLYILHILLNYGVELKDTLRHALSMVPLEPWQEVTPQLFARLSSHPEEVVRKEIEGLLIMLAKLCPWSIVYPTLVDVNACDEKPSEELLHVKACLAELYPRLIQDVQLMLNELGNVTVLWEELWLSTLQDLHMDVIRRINLLKEEAARVSENVTLSQSEKNDINAARYSAMMAPIVVALERRLASTSRKPVTPHEVWFYEEYIERLNSAILTFKTPPSPATLGEVWRPFDSIATSLASHQKKSSISLKEVAPSLSLLSSCNIPMPGLEKQPTLSESDTSLQGIVTVSSLSDHVTILPTKTRPKKLIMIGSDGKKYIYLLKGREDLRLDARIMQLLQAINTFFCSSRATDGGTIGIRYYSVTPISGRAGLIQWVDNVISIYSIFRSWQTRAKLSQMPPSAPGSAKSPDLPPVPRPSDMFYGKMIPALKDKGIRRVISRRDWPHDVKRQVQLDLMKEVPKQLLHRELWCASEGFKAFATKFKRYSGSVAAMSIVGHMLGLGDRHLDNILMDFCSGDVVHIDYNVCFDKGQRLEVPEIVPFRLTQTMEAALGLTGVEGTFRANCEAVLGVLRQNKDTLLMLMEVFVWDPLVEWTRGNSHDDAAIGGEERKDMEVAVSLSLFSSRVQEIRVRLQEHHDLLLAALPAVELSLERFSKVLNQYEIASSVFLQADQERSKLSLRETSAKTTVAEAACNLENIRASVEIQAQEFSRAKALVSEKAQETAVWMEQRGKILGALRRDMIPEITAPTVLTDILGSLSLTSAVLVAGVRLTVVPEPTQAQCNNIDKEISLLVNDLSDGLSSALAALQTYSLALQRILPLNYHTTSQVYDWAQVLQLAARALSTDILSLAKRQAGEQYAKVHGDDSQSVRNCYDDLWRKVEKYADDVKKLEEEYAELEASSGTGPESKAKNRLFYGLINYMQSPGFVESTNAGLSDKYDAAKRVNLQDSGKRTFKDSGERTLKALDLLHTSISSLYDRSKEKVHYILNASTERNDLNESFVSESRSLSTNLEAQIEMCMIVVDFLNEVKHYAGQEISNVGESLTEENWALIFHRTLLSSKTLIAQMTDVVVPDVLKTYLLSNSDLMDAFGLISQVRGSIDTALEQLVEIKVERDSLVELEQDYLKKIGHITEGQLALEKAALKSREHLSWEEVEEFASQGEACRTQLDQLKQSWGQRLSVLVKKEEQVKNALVSAEKQFRLLTNADECKKLNNLRISGILVELVKPFSELEQLDKKLSSLSSSAVSMSDLLPALGNLLSCEQSLTESIWRFRHVLNDHSFFIWKVGIIYSFLDSCIHDATLSVDQTLGFEQLILFIKKKFEFQLQERVDCYLAGSVAPAFLSQMDKENERLKHFSEERSTRGDQVKPEYSHLKQVHTMLEEYCNTHDTTIAAKSAASRMKKQVKDITDALRRTSLDIVQMEWMNDTTLTPSQNIRTSLQQVLVSDDKFYSSFLDLNRAKLLETIRSAIPQITRSIERLQSCEKNSIAAEGQLERAIGWACGGSSSVAAGNSSAKMSGIPTEFHDHLSRRRQLLWDARERASNIAKICMSLLEFEASRDGIFRNPCEALEGDPRIRGDSRAWQKTYINLVGRLEVTFQSFTHVEQEWKLAQSTLEAASTGLYSATNELSIASVKAKSASGDLQSTIMSVRDCTHEVSVALASFLRASRGHTALTTETGALLKEVLATTGDLHDVHSLGKEAATLHRSLVDDLSKATAILVPLDSTLSKDNALIAEVLARESETDIEVSSIHGQAIYQSYGEKIGEIYQNLRPLVPSVTSSVKCLYPMLTRLAQIASEQSEVQSDVIASPPTRTHTRTTRGKNAYALSVLKSMEIKIDGRNIIADNKEVSVPEQVDYLIKQATSVDNLCNMYEGWTPWI; translated from the exons ATGATGCAAGGCTTCCACCATCAGCAGCAGCAACAGCAGCTGATTTCTCTTCTCTCGGCAGCTTTACCAACTAATAACCCCTCTTCCTCGGAACCCGTCGCTCCTCCTCcatcaacctctgctgctgctgctgctagtAGCAATGCTTCACCTCCGTTCAAAAACAAGAAACCTAAAAAGACCAAAAAGAAGATTGCTTCAGCTCCTTTGGGGCAAAGAGATAGCAAATCGGAGAGGAACCTCGATTCGGGTCGTCTCGCCGCATTGAAGTCTCTCCACAGAGCTATTACTTACCCTCCCAACTCCATCCTCATCGCTAATTCTGCTTCCTATCTTTGCTCTGGTCTCTGGCAACTTCTCTCTGACAA GTCTTATGATGTGAGGCACGCTAGTGTTTCTGCATACGGAGCTCTTTGTGCTATTGTCTGCTCTATTCCTATAGAATTCATTGGAAGACAGAACCTTTTGATGCTGGTTGATAGCTTCATTGATTGGGCATTGCCGTTGATTAGGGATGTTAGTGTTCAAGATGGGAGCACTGTTCTTGCACTTGAGAGTGTCAGGGAGTTTCTTTCCGTTGGGGATGTTCATGTGATAGATAGGTATGCTTTGCCCATCCTTGACGCATGCAAGTCTCTTCTTGAAGATGAGAGAACTTCTATACCTTTGTTGAATCAGGCTCTGGGTGTTCTTTTCTTGATCTCTTCcaagttttatattttgttccATCCTCACTTTCTTGACATTGTTGATATGTTGCTTGGTTGGGCATTATTACAAGACCAACCCGACTCTGATAGGCAGATTGTCCTGGATAGCCTCTTGCAGTTTCAGAAACATTGGGTGGGTAATTTAGACTTCTCGGTTGGATTGTTATCAAAGTTTCTTGGTGACGTGGATGTATTGCTTTGTGATGGTAGTGAAGGAACCCCGGAACAGTTTTACCGGCTGCTTGCTTTGCTTTCTTGTTTCTTAGCGATCTTGCGCTCCACTGCTTCTGGGTTACTAGAGAACAATCTGCTTTATAAGATGGACGAACCTCTGAGCCAAATGATTCCTCGGTTGTTGGGTTTCTTATCTACTATGGGGCATCGGTTTGGATGGGCAAAATGGATTGAAGATCTATGGAAGTGTTTGACTCTTCTGGCTGAAATATTGCGCGAGAAGTTTTCGACATACTATTTTCCTTCTCTTGAAATGTTATTCAAGAGCTTAGAGCAGAATGATAATGTGAATGCTGCTGTTCATGGCAAGATGACAACTTCTCAGATCCATGGGACCTTGAAAACTAATCTTCAGCTACTGTCTCTACAGAAGCAAGGCCTCCTTTCTTCATGTGTGCCGAAGTTGCTCTGCTTCGAATCTCCAATATCTCGGTTGCGATTGCACCAAAATCGTTTAGTTACCGCAGGCTCTTCTGACACATACATATTCTTGCTTCAACATGAGAGTGAAGAAATTATTCAACAGGCGATGGAGTTATTGATGAATGAACTTGAGTTGTTGAAGACTGTACTTGTGGACTCATCGGGAAGCGAAAACAAGACTTTTGATGTTACAGCCTATGAAGCCTTCTCAAAAAACGAACTGTTGGCGATGATTAACTTTGATATGAAGGTCCTTCTTTCCTGTGTTTCTCTTGGAGGGAGAAAAAGTTTGAGTGACGTACCGAAAATTGCTGCCTTGTATCTTAAGAGGTCAGAGAAGTTAATTTCCTTTGTTTTCGAAAAGCTGAATCCTTTTGAGTCATATGTTGATGCGTGTTCGGAGTTGCAAGTCAGCATTATGAGGATGTTAGAGTGTTTAGCTGCAGTTGAGCTCCTTAGCAACTGTTCCGTGCTAATTCAGCCGGGCGGCAAGCTTCTTAAAGAAACGAATCATGGGAAGACACCAGTTAAGCATACATTTTTTACTATGGTAGTTGAACATCTAAGGAAATACAGCTTAACGATGGTTATAGCTCTTCGTTTTTCATCCCCTCTTGATGTAAAGCTAGCGTCGCTTGAATGGATTCAGAAATTCTGTGAGAACCTAATGGCAATATCGAAGAATCTGAATATGGATGCTTACTTCTGTGAAACATTTCCGTATGCTGGTGCAGTTAGAGAtataataatggcggttttagATGCTGCATTTGATACTGAACCGAAAGTGAGGAGTTTGTCTGCAAAGGTTTTAGAGCTGCTTCTAGTGGTGAAGCTGATACACCCAATTTCATTTTACTCCCTTGCTGAGATCCTCCTTGAAAAGCTTGGAGATCCAGATACGAGCATAAAGAATGCATTCATTAAGTTGCTATCTCATTTCTTGCCAGCTACCCAGTATGTTTGTGGCATGCACAGTGAGGTCGAACATATGGCTCTTAGGCCCGAAGTTCTTATGCTAGGAAACGGTTACTTGCATTGGAAGCAAGTCTTTGCACTTAAGCAACCTGACCATCATTTTCAGTCGCAGCAACTTGTCTCTGTCTTGAATTATGTTTCCCAGAGATGGAAAGTTCATTTTTCTTCTTGGATCCAAGGGCTTATTAACGCTTTTCAGGGAACAAAGGATACGGATGATGGGCATCATGATGAAAACCTTATCAAGAATGGGTGGTTGGCGATAAAAGCTGAGAAAGGCTCGATTGAGAGAATCTGCTTGGCGAATAACCTGGCAGGCGCTTGGTGGGCTGTGCATGAAGCTGCTAGGTTTTGTGTTAGCACACGTCTCCGTACTAACTTTGGTGGCCCTACTCAAACTTTTGCAGTCCTAGAGCGAATGCTTTTGGACATCACAACTGTGCTGCAGGTTGATAGCGAGCAAAATGTTGTTGGCTCTTCTGGTGCCCATCTCTTACCAATGAGGTTACTGTTGGATTTTGTAGAGGCGTTGAAAAAAAACGTTTACAATGCGTATGAGGGGACTGCTGTTTTATCCTCAGCGCCTCAACAAAGTGTCCTGTTTTTCCGAGCCAACCGGAAAGTTTGCGAAGAATGGTTTTCTCGTATATCCGAACCAATGATGAATGCTGGTATATCACTCCAGTCTCACAATGCCACGGTTGAGTATTGCACATTGCGACTTGAGGAGCTTAAAAGTCGTGCAACACTAGTGAAGAaagaaaactttaaattacaggCTCAGATAACTTCGGACATCTCAGGAATTTTGCGGAAAATGTCATTGGCTTTGAGTCAGAATCATGATACACATGCTCTGCTTGGCGTTAACAAATGGGTATCAATGAATTTAGCTCCTTTGGTCGCAGAAGAAAGTGACAATCAGAAGCGCAGTGATGAACTGACGTTGTTTCCATGGATCACAGGGTTGATTTATCAGTCAGATGGACGATATGAGAAAGCGGCTGCATATTTTGCTCACCTACTAGAGGAAGAGGACTGTCTCAGCTCTATGGGTTCTGATGACATTCATTTTGTAATTGAAAGGATAATTGAGAGTTATGCTGCTTTATCTGATTGGAAATCTCTAGATTCCTGGCTTTCAGAGTTGCAGGCTCTTCGTGCAAGGCATGCGGGAAAAAGCTTTTCAGGTTCTTTGACTGCTGCTGGAAATGAAATGAATGCAATACGGGCCTTGGCACGCTTCGATGAAGGCGATATTCAGGGGGCATGGGCGTGTCTTGATTTAACGCCTAAAACTAGTGCTGAGCCGTCACTTAACCCAAAGCTGGCCTTGCAAAGAAGTGAACAGATGCTTCTGCAGGCAATGCTTTTCCAAGCTGAGGGAAATATTCAAAAGGTTTCACATACTTTACAGAAGTCCCGATCAATGCTAGATGAAACCTCACTGGCTCTTTCATTTGATGGATTATCTGAGACAGCGCCATATGCTACACAGTTGCATTGCCTCTATGCTTTTGAAGAGAGTCATCAGATGAGAGAGAGTGAACCTAAGCAGAAACACAATAATTTGATGTTAAGCTCCTGCGTCTGGTCAATGCAGTCTATGATCAATAGAATTCATCGTGATTGCAGCCCTTGGTTAAAAGTTTTACGGACTTATAGTACAATATCGCCGACAGCCTGGGTTACTCTAAAGCTTTGCATGGACTTGTTTGGATTTGCTCGCAAACAAGGAAATCTCTTGCTTGCAAATCATCTTAAAGTCTATTTGAATGATCATGTATCCAGTTGTGATGAGGTTAAGGTGCGGGACTTTCTTATATCAAATTTGCAGTACCAGGGTGCCTTGCTGATGTATGAGGAAAACAAAATTCAAGATGCTGTTGTGGATCTTTGGTCGTTTGTACAGCCAGAGGTAACTGCGTTACATCCAGTATGTTTGGATAATGGTGTGGCCTTCTTAAAGGCAAAAGCATGCCTAAAACTTGCAACTTGGCTCAAAGGGGATGCTAGTTCTCTGGATTTGGAAAAGGTCGTCCTTAAGATATCAGCAGATTTTAACAGAACTGAGATTCCTTCATCTGTAAGTAGCGAGCCTTTGGTATACGAGAGCTCACAACCAAGCATAAAGGCTATCAGTGAGGAGATGATTGGCACGGTTACAAAAGTGTCCACCCAACTTTGTTCTGCGATGGGAAAATCATGGATTTCATATGCTTCTTGGTGTTTTCGTCAGGCAACAGAGTCTTTTAGCAAATCTAATGAGTCCACCATCCACGCATCCTTCTCTTCAAGAATTCTTGCTCAAGAGCTCCAACCTGGAACGTTGACTGAAGATGAGACTCAATCGGTGGAGTCTATTGTTATGCAGTTTCTTCAGAACGATGAGTCCAAGGATCTCACAAACATTGGGCAAGATGGAAACCATCATACAACTACTGCAGACCATTCCGAAGCAAGGATGAAAGCATTGCAGAAGCAAGTCATTGAAACGTTAGAAAACGCCGCTGCAGCTCCTGGTGGAGAAGGTTGTAATTGGGATAGTCTCTCTGTTCATCTAGCTTCCCAGTTAACTGATACACTGCTCTGCGCAAAGGAAAATGGGGAAGATACTGATATAGCACCTATTGTTAAAAGGCTGATTGAAGTTTGGTGGTCGCTGAGAAAAAGACGGGTATCCCTCTTTGGGCATTCAGCACTTGGTTTCACACAGTACCTTCGTTATTCATCAAAAAATCTACGCACTAGTGAGTTTACAGGCGTAGACTATGATCCACTGAACAAAAAAGCTGGTAGCCATACATTAAGATCAACACTGTATATTTTGCACATCCTTCTGAACTACGGAGTGGAGTTAAAAGATACGCTGAGACATGCTCTTTCGATGGTTCCCTTGGAGCCTTGGCAG GAAGTAACACCTCAGCTTTTTGCTCGGTTGAGCTCTCATCCCGAGGAGGTGGTGCGAAAAGAAATAGAAGGCTTACTGATAATGCTGGCGAAGTTGTGCCCTTGGTCCATAGTGTATCCAACACTTGTCGACGTGAATGCTTGTGACGAGAAGCCATCTGAAGAGCTGTTGCACGTAAAGGCCTGTCTG GCTGAACTATATCCAAGATTAATCCAAGATGTGCAGCTTATGCTTAATGAGCTTGGGAATGTGACTGTCCTTTGGGAGGAACTGTGGCTCAGCACACTGCAAGATCTCCATATGG ATGTAATCAGGCGGATAAACCTGCTGAAAGAAGAGGCTGCTCGTGTTTCAGAAAATGTTACTCTAAGCCAGAGTGAGAAGAATGATATAAATGCTGCAAGATATTCTGCAATGATGGCCCCTATTGTTGTTGCACTGGAACGTCGCTTGGCTTCAACCTCTAGGAAGCCTGTAACACCTCATGAGGTTTGGTTCTATGAGGAGTACATAGAACGTCTAAATTCAGCAATATTGACATTTAAAACTCCTCCCTCGCCTGCTACTCTGGGGGAAGTCTGGCGTCCTTTTGATAGTATTGCCACGTCTCTGGCTTCTCATCAAAAGAAGTCATCAATATCTCTAAAGGAAGTTGCTCCTAGTTTGTCTTTGTTATCATCCTGTAACATTCCAATGCCTGGCCTGGAGAAGCAGCCCACCTTGTCTGAATCTGACACTTCACTCCAGGGAATAGTCACTGTTTCTTCTCTTTCAGATCATGTGACGATCCTTCCAACCAAGACACGACCTAAAAAGCTTATTATGATTGGCTCAGATGGaaagaaatatatttatctcttaAAAGGCAGGGAAGACTTGCGCCTTGACGCTAGAATTATGCAATTGCTTCAGGCAATTAACACTTTCTTCTGCTCCTCTCGAGCTACGGATGGTGGTACTATTGGCATTCGCTATTATTCTGTCACTCCTATTAGTGGTAGAGCTGGTCTAATCCAGTGGGTAGACAATGTTATAAGCATATATAGCATTTTCAGGTCTTGGCAGACACGTGCCAAGCTTTCTCAAATGCCGCCATCAGCTCCTGGTAGTGCAAAAAGTCCAGATCTACCACCTGTTCCTCGACCAAGTGATATGTTTTATGGGAAAATGATTCCGGCCCTAAAGGATAAAGGTATAAGAAGAGTGATTTCACGAAGAGACTGGCCTCATGATGTTAAGCGTCAAGTACAATTGGATCTTATGAAGGAGGTGCCAAAACAGCTACTGCACCGGGAACTTTGGTGTGCTAGTGAAGGGTTCAAAGCCTTCGCAACGAAGTTTAAAAG GTACTCTGGTAGTGTCGCAGCTATGAGTATAGTTGGTCACATGCTCGGCCTTGGGGACAGACATTTAGATAACATCCTCATGGACTTTTGTAGCGGGGATGTGGTACATATAGATTACAATGTCTGTTTTGATAAAGGGCAACGGCTTGAAGTTCCTGAGATAGTACCATTTCGGTTAACCCAGACAATGGAAGCTGCGTTAGGGTTGACAGGTGTTGAAGGCACATTTAGAGCAAATTGTGAAGCTGTTCTTGGTGTTCTGAGGCAAAACAAGGATACACTCTTGATGTTGATGGAGGTTTTTGTTTGGGACCCACTTGTTGAGTGGACCCGAGGAAATTCCCATGATGATGCTGCCATTGGTGGTGAGGAAAGAAAAGATATGGAGGTTGCCGTTAGTTTGAGTTTGTTTTCATCAAGAGTGCAAGAAATTCGTGTTCGGTTGCAG GAGCATCATGATCTTTTACTGGCTGCGTTGCCAGCTGTTGAATTGTCTCTGGAG CGGTTTTCCAAGGTGCTGAATCAATATGAGATCGCATCATCTGTTTTTCTTCAAGCTGATCAAGAAAGGTCAAAACTCAGTCTTCGCGAGACGTCGGCAAAGACTACAGTTGCAGAAGCAGCTTGCAATTTAGAAAACATCCGTGCTTCTGTTGAGATTCAAGCTCAAGAATTTTCTCGAGCAAAAGCCTTGGTCTCTGAAAAAGCTCAAGAGACAGCTGTTTGGATGGAGCAGCGTGGAAAGATCCTTGGTGCCTTACGAAGAGATATGATTCCTGAAATTACTGCCCCCACAGTGTTGACGGACATATTGGGTTCTTTGTCCTTGACATCTGCTGTTCTTGTTGCTGGAGTTCGACTGACTGTAGTTCCGGAGCCAACACAAGCACAATGCAACAATATTGACAAAGAAATTTCTCTTCTAGTCAACGATCTCAGTGACGGCCTCTCCTCTGCTTTGGCTGCACTCCAAACATATTCTTTGGCTTTGCAAAGAATTTTACCTCTGAACTACCATACAACAAGTCAGGTATATGATTGGGCGCAAGTATTGCAGTTAGCTGCGCGTGCTCTGTCTACGGATATCTTGTCCCTTGCCAAAAGACAGGCTGGTGAACAATATGCAAAAGTACACGGGGATGACTCTCAATCTGTCAGGAACTGCTACGATGATCTGTGGCGTAAAGTTGAAAAGTATGCAGATGATGTAAAGAAGTTGGAGGAAGAGTATGCAGAACTGGAAGCCTCAAGTGGAACGGGACCTGAATCGAAGGCCAAGAATCGTCTTTTCTATGGTTTGATTAATTATATGCAGTCTCCAGGATTTGTGGAAAGCACCAATGCTGGTTTATCTGATAAATATGACGCAGCCAAAAGAGTCAATCTTCAGGACTCTGGAAAAAGAACGTTTAAAGATTCTGGAGAAAGAACGTTGAAGGCATTGGATTTGTTACACACATCCATCAGTTCACTCTATGATCGGTCAAAGGAAAAAGTACACTATATTTTGAATGCTTCGACGGAAAGAAATGATTTAAACGAAAGCTTTGTATCCGAATCTAGGAGTCTGAGCACTAATTTAGAGGCGCAGATAGAGATGTGCATGATAGTAGTGGACTTTCTTAACGAGGTAAAACATTATGCTGGTCAGGAGATTTCTAATGTGGGAGAAAGTTTGACAGAAGAGAACTGGGCTTTGATCTTCCACAGAACCTTGCTTTCATCGAAGACTTTAATTGCACAAATGACAGACGTTGTTGTACCTGATGTTCTTAAAACGTACTTGTTAAGTAATTCAGATCTCATGGATGCCTTTGGATTGATCTCTCAGGTCCGTGGATCCATAGATACTGCACTGGAGCAACTCGTAGAGATAAAGGTGGAAAGAGATTCCTTGGTTGAACTTGAGCAAGACTACTTGAAAAAGATTGGCCATATCACTGAGGGGCAGCTAGCTCTTGAAAAAGCAGCTTTGAAAAGCAGGGAACATCTATCCTGGGAAGAGGTTGAGGAATTTGCTTCTCAAGGAGAGGCTTGCCGGACACAGCTTGACCAACTTAAACAATCATGGGGCCAGAGACTATCAGTGCTCGTAAAGAAAGAAGAGCAGGTTAAAAATGCTCTTGTCTCAGCTGAGAAACAGTTTCGGCTGCTCACTAATGCAGATGAATGCAAGAAGCTTAATAATCTCAGAATTTCAGGGATATTGGTTGAATTGGTTAAGCCTTTCAGTGAATTGGAACAGCTAGACAAAAAATTATCCTCCTTAAGCAGCTCAGCTGTTTCTATGTCAGATTTGCTCCCTGCTCTAGGGAATCTCCTCAGCTGTGAGCAGTCACTAACTGAGAGCATATGGCGTTTCAGACATGTACTTAATGATCATTCCTTCTTCATCTGGAAAGTAGGCATCATATATTCATTCCTTGATTCATGCATACATGATGCTACCCTGTCAGTGGATCAGACATTAGGATTTGAGCAGCTAATTCTCTTTATAAAGAAGAAGTTTGAGTTCCAACTTCAAGAACGAGTAGATTGCTACCTAGCAGGAAGCGTTGCTCCTGCGTTTTTATCTCAGATGGATAAAGAAAACGAGCGTTTGAAACACTTCTCAGAGGAAAGAAGTACTAGAGGGGATCAAGTGAAGCCAGAATATAGTCATCTGAAACAAGTCCATACAATGCTCGAGGAATATTGCAATACTCATGACACTACTATCGCTGCAAAATCAGCAGCGTCTCGTATGAAAAAACAAGTTAAGGACATAACTGATGCTCTTCGTCGGACAAGCCTTGATATTGTTCAAATGGAATGGATGAACGACACTACATTGACCCCTTCACAGAACATTAGGACTTCATTGCAACAAGTACTTGTCAGTGATGATAAATTTTATTCTAGTTTCTTAGACCTCAACAGAGCTAAGTTGCTGGAAACTATACGTTCCGCTATTCCCCAAATAACTAGGTCGATAGAAAGACTACAATCTTGCGAGAAAAACTCAATAGCAGCTGAAGGACAACTAGAGAGAGCGATTGGGTGGGCTTGCGGTGGATCTAGTTCTGTTGCAGCTGGAAATTCTTCGGCCAAGATGTCTGGTATTCCTACTGAGTTTCATGACCATTTGTCAAGACGCAGGCAGTTGCTTTGGGATGCTAGAGAGAGAGCATCAAACATTGCCAAAATCTGCATGTCTCTTCTGGAGTTTGAAGCATCCAGAGATGGAATTTTCAGAAATCCGTGTGAGGCTCTTGAGGGTGATCCGAGAATCAGGGGGGACTCCAGGGCATGGCAGAAAACTTATATCAACTTAGTTGGGCGACTGGAGGTTACTTTTCAATCCTTCACAC